From Haloplanus rubicundus, one genomic window encodes:
- a CDS encoding tubulin-like doman-containing protein: MSEEEGGRGEDGSRTILTDGGGGTDDIRATLPDMLIGLGNAGKQVVYEFMETEWILREAIEEREGNSGPDVDAYIVDTDTDDRDSDKARVNQINKKVDALAGKSDVDKDLVNTELTYINLIDSIGNRYTDKVGLTAPARVEEIASGLRAWWLEDDDDLLVDNYSKGVLRRRALSKALFHASDTGTDNPLDPILTGEGDESVAYMVVGLGGGTGSGIFLDIAKKIKEEVGRLYLLGIIPAIGEQTRRRANAHGALSELEYLARTDEDEGPFHNTILMPFGALDNRNSNGQKDEFDEAAANVIVSSLNFDSNDQAQLLSPSHDLPKYAPFTVAVPQTIRFEIGKAETAKDKIDDFVDDKLSELETELKLYDRLDTYIDAHLNNDVSDPLQTAQDGGDVTNNQFNLSETEATELRSRFDRLRYEILEEPIFDALNYEAHDEWKGDIDSQLGEVPDDLEGAARDERTVLEASLQAETLNQTPEQRYQREDKDEELDRFVRRELLAIRARANLKRARSLVDDDAIDSGLDNAMQSDNTTVPAELRQSESDARERRNDLEVKKEAVEAVAAEMQGEGVLEREGKAWKADVQSTVEKILAIRHEGDEVQNLLKNLEGAIDDAIQAIDDADRTNELREQDMPDIFGFDEFDDLNEKLADVGMEEEQIEKSDIRPSIDALREAKRIKLNAKGMSIGQKLVSLVPLITVETEGGGEYEAELNSVDDNLFNYQDDFGESFYCRFTAKGEFTNKADMLDGTLDEHVKAVAGALEDRLADLSFDREWFLEKVDAEWEADGEPDISWPGDVDKHVDDLKTELKTTDADDASDLLDALLQSEDEGGLGNTDAGVSHRILEAGIFGPVDDLESQLEDAFEEANEMYERYHELLDIIGEEGESYEEGQRRPNINFDTTTTNGNYVSRISASDSDRLVNRSDMVDAELHLDEAEKLENQITNNFRDNANDVRLPLKEREIKINRDVTEGTEDTIYEHVAVQAFMGRAFGERDPEEYGAEDVEETLDGLLSLRPDDNGYASATVPYGAPWDISLVTFVGGIFLDNLAPVQNSSKGYHLAHEEQREKLAQSIRVRHTHGLDGLDKSLTPDTGKGAFVYRDPLIDLDDPTERSAFVDATEEERMEIFERKTESEDFESTVDLNDSS; this comes from the coding sequence ATGTCCGAAGAGGAAGGAGGTAGGGGGGAGGACGGCAGTCGGACGATCCTCACCGATGGCGGTGGGGGTACAGACGACATCCGGGCTACTCTTCCCGACATGCTGATTGGACTGGGGAACGCCGGGAAGCAGGTCGTCTACGAGTTCATGGAGACGGAGTGGATCCTGCGCGAGGCGATTGAGGAACGAGAGGGCAACTCCGGACCAGATGTCGACGCGTATATCGTCGACACGGACACAGACGACCGAGACTCCGACAAAGCTCGGGTGAATCAAATCAACAAGAAGGTCGACGCGCTGGCGGGCAAAAGCGATGTCGACAAGGATCTGGTGAACACCGAACTCACCTACATCAATCTGATCGACAGCATCGGAAACAGGTACACCGACAAGGTGGGACTGACTGCGCCGGCGAGGGTTGAGGAAATCGCCTCCGGGCTGCGGGCGTGGTGGTTGGAAGATGACGACGACCTACTCGTCGACAATTACTCGAAGGGCGTACTCCGTCGACGGGCCCTGAGCAAGGCGCTGTTTCATGCCAGCGATACGGGAACGGACAACCCACTCGATCCGATACTGACGGGGGAAGGAGACGAGAGCGTCGCGTATATGGTCGTCGGCTTGGGCGGGGGAACCGGATCGGGGATATTCCTCGACATCGCGAAAAAAATCAAGGAAGAGGTCGGTCGCCTCTATCTCCTCGGGATCATTCCGGCGATAGGCGAGCAGACGAGGCGGCGTGCGAACGCTCACGGCGCGCTGTCCGAACTCGAATACCTCGCACGCACAGACGAGGATGAGGGTCCGTTCCACAACACCATCCTGATGCCGTTCGGGGCACTCGACAACCGGAACAGTAATGGACAGAAAGACGAGTTCGACGAGGCGGCGGCCAACGTCATCGTCTCAAGTCTGAACTTCGATTCAAACGACCAGGCGCAGTTGCTATCTCCCAGCCACGACCTGCCTAAGTATGCGCCGTTCACCGTCGCGGTTCCGCAGACCATCCGATTCGAGATCGGCAAGGCCGAAACGGCGAAAGACAAAATCGACGACTTCGTAGACGACAAACTCTCCGAACTGGAGACCGAACTCAAGCTGTACGATAGGCTCGACACGTATATCGACGCGCACCTGAACAACGACGTTTCCGACCCGCTCCAGACCGCTCAGGATGGCGGGGACGTCACAAACAACCAGTTCAACCTCTCCGAGACGGAAGCGACGGAACTGCGGAGTCGCTTCGACCGACTGCGGTACGAGATCTTAGAAGAGCCTATCTTCGACGCCCTCAATTACGAGGCCCACGACGAGTGGAAAGGAGACATCGACAGCCAGCTCGGTGAGGTCCCTGACGACTTGGAAGGAGCGGCACGAGACGAGCGAACCGTGCTGGAGGCTTCTCTCCAGGCCGAGACCCTCAACCAGACGCCGGAGCAGCGGTATCAACGTGAGGATAAGGACGAGGAATTGGACCGGTTCGTTCGGCGGGAACTGCTCGCCATCCGGGCGCGTGCGAACCTGAAGCGCGCTCGCTCGCTTGTCGACGACGACGCGATCGACAGCGGCCTCGACAACGCGATGCAGTCGGACAACACGACCGTCCCCGCCGAATTACGCCAGAGTGAGAGCGACGCAAGGGAACGGCGGAACGATCTCGAGGTGAAAAAAGAAGCTGTTGAGGCCGTCGCGGCGGAGATGCAGGGTGAAGGCGTGCTTGAACGGGAGGGCAAGGCGTGGAAGGCGGACGTCCAGAGCACCGTCGAGAAGATCCTCGCGATCAGGCACGAAGGCGACGAGGTACAGAACTTGCTCAAGAACCTCGAGGGCGCGATCGACGACGCGATCCAGGCCATAGATGACGCCGACCGGACGAACGAACTCCGCGAGCAGGACATGCCCGATATCTTCGGGTTCGACGAGTTCGATGACCTGAACGAAAAGTTGGCCGACGTCGGGATGGAGGAAGAGCAGATCGAGAAGTCGGATATCCGTCCGTCCATCGACGCACTCAGGGAGGCAAAAAGGATCAAGTTGAATGCGAAAGGGATGTCCATCGGGCAAAAATTGGTGTCCCTAGTCCCGCTCATCACGGTTGAGACCGAGGGAGGAGGGGAGTACGAGGCCGAACTCAACTCGGTCGACGACAACCTGTTCAACTATCAGGATGACTTCGGCGAGTCGTTCTACTGCCGCTTCACCGCGAAGGGCGAGTTCACCAACAAGGCCGACATGCTCGACGGGACACTGGACGAACACGTCAAGGCGGTGGCGGGGGCGCTGGAGGACCGACTGGCTGATCTCTCCTTCGACCGGGAGTGGTTCTTGGAGAAGGTCGATGCCGAGTGGGAAGCGGACGGTGAACCGGACATCTCGTGGCCGGGCGACGTGGACAAACACGTGGACGATCTTAAAACGGAACTGAAAACGACCGACGCAGACGACGCCAGCGACTTGCTCGACGCACTCCTCCAGAGCGAGGATGAGGGGGGACTCGGCAACACCGACGCGGGTGTGAGCCACCGGATACTGGAGGCCGGCATCTTCGGCCCCGTCGACGATCTCGAGTCGCAACTCGAAGACGCCTTCGAAGAGGCAAACGAAATGTACGAGCGGTACCACGAACTCCTCGACATCATCGGCGAGGAAGGCGAGTCGTACGAAGAGGGCCAGAGACGACCGAACATCAACTTCGACACCACTACCACGAACGGCAACTACGTCAGTCGCATCAGCGCGTCCGACTCTGACCGGTTGGTCAACAGGTCGGACATGGTCGACGCGGAGTTACATCTCGACGAGGCGGAGAAACTAGAGAATCAAATCACGAATAATTTCAGGGACAACGCCAATGACGTTCGACTTCCGCTAAAGGAGAGAGAGATAAAGATCAATAGGGACGTGACCGAGGGTACTGAGGATACGATATACGAACACGTCGCCGTGCAGGCGTTCATGGGACGGGCGTTCGGAGAGCGGGACCCGGAAGAGTACGGCGCCGAGGATGTTGAGGAGACACTAGACGGTCTCCTTTCGCTCAGGCCCGACGATAATGGGTACGCGTCGGCAACCGTTCCGTACGGGGCACCGTGGGACATCTCGCTTGTCACGTTCGTCGGCGGGATCTTCCTCGACAACTTGGCCCCGGTCCAGAACTCGAGCAAGGGATACCACCTAGCCCACGAGGAGCAGCGCGAAAAACTCGCACAGAGCATCCGAGTCCGACACACCCACGGCCTGGACGGACTCGACAAGAGTCTGACGCCCGATACGGGCAAAGGAGCGTTCGTCTACCGGGATCCGCTCATCGATCTGGACGACCCCACGGAGCGGTCAGCGTTTGTTGACGCCACCGAGGAGGAACGGATGGAGATCTTCGAACGGAAGACGGAGAGCGAGGATTTCGAGAGCACGGTCGACCTCAACGACTCAAGCTGA